From the Leptolyngbya sp. O-77 genome, one window contains:
- the fabG gene encoding 3-oxoacyl-[acyl-carrier-protein] reductase, whose amino-acid sequence MTTQRLAGQVAIVTGASRGIGRAIALALAAEGAKVAVNYASSSGAADAVVAEIAGAGGEAIALQADVSKADQVDTLFAAVMEKWGRVDVLVNNAGITRDTLLLRMKPEDWQAVIDLNLTGVFLCTRAASKIMLKQKSGRIVNISSVVGLMGNPGQSNYSAAKAGVIGFTKSVAKELAPRGITVNAIAPGFIATDMTHGLNSEDILKFIPLGRYGQAEEVAGATRFLAADPAAAYITGQVLNVDGGMVMD is encoded by the coding sequence ATGACAACACAACGGTTAGCAGGACAGGTCGCCATTGTGACGGGTGCATCGCGGGGCATTGGGCGGGCGATCGCCCTGGCGCTGGCCGCAGAGGGCGCAAAGGTCGCGGTGAACTATGCTAGTTCCAGCGGGGCGGCGGATGCGGTGGTGGCGGAGATTGCGGGCGCGGGCGGCGAGGCGATCGCCCTGCAAGCCGATGTGTCGAAGGCGGATCAGGTCGATACGCTGTTTGCTGCCGTGATGGAAAAGTGGGGGCGTGTCGATGTGCTGGTGAACAATGCGGGCATTACCCGCGACACGCTGCTGCTGCGGATGAAGCCGGAAGACTGGCAGGCCGTGATTGACCTGAACCTGACGGGCGTGTTTCTCTGCACCCGCGCCGCCAGCAAGATTATGCTGAAGCAAAAATCCGGGCGGATTGTCAACATTAGCTCGGTCGTGGGGCTGATGGGCAACCCCGGCCAGTCAAACTACAGCGCGGCCAAAGCGGGCGTGATTGGCTTTACCAAGAGCGTCGCCAAGGAACTCGCCCCGCGTGGGATTACCGTGAATGCGATCGCCCCCGGCTTCATCGCCACTGACATGACCCACGGGCTAAACAGTGAAGATATTTTGAAGTTCATTCCGCTGGGTCGCTATGGCCAGGCGGAAGAGGTCGCTGGGGCAACCCGCTTTCTCGCGGCTGACCCCGCTGCCGCCTATATCACTGGGCAAGTGCTGAATGTAGACGGCGGAATGGTGATGGATTAG
- the trxA gene encoding thioredoxin, whose translation MAVKKAFGSFQEMIDQSEKPVLVDFYATWCGPCQMMGKILEEVNAQMKSKLRVVKINTETYPDLASKYQVYALPTLVLFKQGQPVDRIEGVLTAPQLMQRLSAKI comes from the coding sequence ATGGCCGTTAAAAAAGCCTTTGGCAGTTTTCAAGAAATGATTGACCAGTCGGAAAAGCCCGTGCTGGTGGATTTTTATGCAACTTGGTGCGGCCCCTGCCAGATGATGGGCAAGATTCTGGAAGAGGTGAACGCCCAGATGAAGTCTAAGCTGCGGGTCGTGAAGATCAACACCGAGACGTATCCCGACCTGGCCTCAAAGTATCAGGTCTACGCGCTGCCGACGCTGGTGCTGTTTAAGCAGGGGCAGCCTGTGGATCGAATTGAGGGCGTGTTGACTGCGCCACAGCTCATGCAGCGCCTTTCCGCAAAGATTTAG
- a CDS encoding glycosyltransferase family 39 protein, with protein MTDRFSTNSTAKLVPEGRSLLWLLAWTLLGLALRFAHLTDKAPWTDEFSTMVFSLGNSFRTVPLDRVISLAELMQPMVPNPNAGAGDVVQNLLSESNHPPLYFVLTHLWLRLFSPDGGYVSLWGVRSLSALFGTLTIPAAFGLGWLAFRNGRAAHLAALLMAVSPFGVYLAQEARHYTLPVLWVMASLACLLATVRALQTGKAPALWLCGAWILVNGLGLATHYFVAIALAAEAMTLAGLALYQLRQGKFRLGAGWGRVLAVGMGTLLSGLVWLPALQGTQESELTRWIVRRDRAGLAWLAPIAQLLGGLVSMLYLLPVQAKSQVIAYASVLALVGLALWTIAKLTAGLRLQAQNAPDAVLPLGGVVLSAIALFLLITYGFQRDLTVAFRYQFVVYPAVIVLVAGGLAALWQRGKRRVILLVALLGLLGSLTVLANLGFQKTHRPDLLAQRIRENTRFPVLVAIAHRTHGQTGRLMGVAWAWRSQFPDQPEPRFLLAHQEPPTAALALASRSDIAPSLLSAVATQPRPMDLWLLNIEISQRPALLRELAQQNCTVLDDGTEDGYRLHHLRCQG; from the coding sequence GTGACCGATCGCTTTTCCACAAATTCGACTGCCAAGCTTGTCCCTGAAGGGCGATCGCTCCTCTGGCTGCTGGCGTGGACGCTGCTGGGGCTGGCGCTGCGGTTTGCCCACCTCACCGACAAAGCGCCCTGGACCGATGAATTTTCCACAATGGTCTTTAGCCTGGGCAACAGCTTTCGCACGGTGCCGCTGGATCGCGTGATTTCCCTGGCGGAACTGATGCAGCCGATGGTGCCCAACCCCAACGCGGGCGCGGGCGACGTGGTGCAAAACCTGCTCAGCGAGAGCAACCATCCGCCGCTATATTTCGTGCTGACGCACCTCTGGCTGCGGCTGTTTTCGCCCGATGGGGGCTACGTGTCGCTGTGGGGCGTGCGATCGCTCTCGGCTCTGTTTGGCACGCTGACGATTCCCGCCGCCTTTGGGCTGGGCTGGCTGGCGTTTCGCAATGGACGCGCCGCACACCTGGCGGCTCTGCTGATGGCGGTATCGCCTTTTGGTGTGTATCTGGCGCAGGAGGCGCGGCACTATACGCTACCCGTGCTGTGGGTGATGGCCTCCCTAGCTTGCCTGCTGGCGACCGTTCGCGCTTTGCAAACCGGGAAAGCGCCCGCGCTTTGGCTCTGCGGCGCGTGGATTTTGGTGAACGGGCTGGGTCTGGCGACGCATTATTTTGTGGCGATCGCCCTCGCCGCCGAAGCCATGACGCTGGCAGGGCTGGCGCTCTACCAACTCCGCCAGGGCAAATTTCGCCTGGGGGCGGGCTGGGGGCGGGTGCTGGCGGTGGGCATGGGCACGCTGCTCAGCGGGTTGGTGTGGCTGCCAGCCCTGCAAGGCACGCAGGAATCGGAGCTAACCCGGTGGATTGTGCGGCGCGATCGCGCTGGGTTGGCATGGCTAGCGCCCATTGCACAATTGCTCGGCGGACTGGTCAGTATGCTTTATCTGCTGCCCGTCCAGGCAAAGTCGCAGGTTATTGCTTATGCCTCGGTGCTGGCGCTGGTGGGGCTGGCGCTGTGGACGATTGCGAAGCTGACCGCTGGCCTGCGGCTCCAGGCTCAGAATGCGCCCGATGCAGTCCTGCCGCTGGGGGGCGTGGTGCTAAGTGCGATCGCCCTGTTTCTGCTGATCACCTATGGCTTTCAGCGCGATCTGACGGTGGCATTTCGCTATCAGTTTGTGGTTTACCCAGCGGTTATAGTGCTGGTTGCAGGAGGACTCGCCGCCCTGTGGCAACGGGGGAAGCGGCGGGTGATTCTTCTGGTAGCCTTGCTGGGGCTGCTGGGCAGCCTTACGGTGCTGGCCAACCTGGGCTTCCAAAAAACGCACCGGCCCGACTTGCTGGCGCAGCGGATTCGGGAGAATACCCGCTTTCCGGTTCTAGTGGCGATCGCCCACCGCACCCACGGACAAACCGGCCGCCTGATGGGCGTTGCCTGGGCCTGGCGATCGCAGTTTCCAGACCAGCCCGAACCCCGCTTCCTGCTGGCGCACCAGGAGCCACCCACAGCGGCGTTGGCGCTAGCCTCGCGGAGCGATATCGCTCCCAGTCTTCTCAGCGCTGTGGCGACCCAGCCCCGCCCGATGGATCTCTGGCTGCTGAATATCGAAATTTCCCAGCGTCCTGCCCTGCTGCGGGAGCTAGCGCAGCAAAACTGCACCGTACTCGACGACGGCACCGAAGACGGCTATCGGCTGCACCACCTGCGCTGCCAGGGCTAA
- a CDS encoding aminotransferase class V-fold PLP-dependent enzyme: MLSSPVVDASSQGWRSLWSLDPAFTFLNHGSFGACLLAVQQRQQELRRQLEAQPVRFFGRSLEPLLDESRAVLAAFVGASPADLAFVPNATTGINTVLRSLSLRPGDELLTTDHEYNASRNALDFVAQQSGARVVVAEIPFPLVSPEEVMQSVLGCVTDRTRLLLIDHVTSQTALVLPIAPLIQALANQGIDTLIDGAHAPGMIPLDLGKLGAAYYTGNCHKWLCAPKGAAFLYVREDRRDRIRPLTISHGANSPRRDRSFFHLEFDWTGTGDPTPFLCVGAAIQHLAALLPGGWADIMAQNRALALWARERLSQRLNLALPCPDEMIGSMATLPLPAGDADALYQALAEEFSIEIPIIPWRGRFNRLIRLSAQLYNTPTDYDRLADVLAPLLAQSQ; encoded by the coding sequence ATGCTCTCTTCTCCGGTAGTTGATGCGTCGAGTCAAGGCTGGCGATCGCTCTGGAGTTTAGACCCTGCTTTTACATTCCTGAACCACGGCTCCTTTGGTGCGTGTCTGCTGGCGGTGCAGCAGCGACAGCAGGAGTTGCGGCGGCAGCTAGAGGCTCAGCCCGTGCGGTTTTTTGGGCGATCGCTCGAACCCTTGCTAGACGAGTCGAGAGCGGTGCTGGCGGCGTTTGTCGGCGCGAGTCCTGCGGATCTGGCCTTCGTGCCCAACGCGACGACGGGCATCAACACCGTACTGCGATCGCTCTCGTTGCGCCCTGGCGACGAACTGCTGACCACCGACCACGAATACAACGCCTCCCGCAACGCGCTGGATTTTGTCGCCCAGCAGAGCGGCGCAAGGGTGGTGGTGGCGGAGATTCCCTTTCCGCTTGTGAGTCCAGAAGAGGTGATGCAAAGCGTGCTGGGCTGCGTCACCGACCGGACGCGGCTCTTACTCATCGACCATGTGACCAGCCAGACGGCGCTGGTGCTGCCGATTGCGCCGCTGATTCAGGCGTTAGCCAATCAGGGCATCGACACGCTGATCGACGGGGCCCACGCTCCGGGCATGATTCCGCTGGATCTGGGCAAGCTGGGCGCGGCCTATTACACGGGCAACTGTCACAAATGGCTATGTGCGCCCAAGGGAGCGGCTTTTCTGTATGTGCGCGAAGATCGGCGCGATCGCATTCGTCCATTGACAATCAGCCACGGAGCCAACTCGCCCCGGCGCGATCGCTCTTTTTTTCATCTGGAATTTGACTGGACGGGCACGGGCGACCCCACGCCGTTTCTCTGCGTGGGCGCAGCGATTCAGCATCTCGCCGCGCTGCTGCCCGGCGGCTGGGCAGATATAATGGCGCAAAACCGGGCGCTGGCGCTGTGGGCCAGGGAACGCCTAAGTCAGCGGTTGAATTTGGCGCTGCCCTGTCCCGATGAGATGATCGGCTCGATGGCGACGCTGCCGCTGCCAGCGGGCGATGCCGATGCGCTCTATCAAGCCCTGGCGGAAGAATTTTCCATCGAGATTCCCATCATTCCCTGGCGTGGCCGGTTCAATCGGCTGATTCGCCTGTCGGCACAGCTTTACAACACGCCCACAGACTATGATCGGTTGGCAGATGTTCTTGCGCCGTTGCTTGCCCAATCCCAGTGA
- a CDS encoding NYN domain-containing protein has translation MPRRRPVFQAILLVDGYNVIGAWEVLRQLRDRQGLEEARRGLVESLVGYSSFQGYNTQVVFDAQYQDTPGSRETITENLCICYTDFQQTADTFIELACSRFRNDLRKFEQRLIVATSDRAQQQTVIGYGAELMSAQRLLSEVEAAERRVRQRQFTKGRSPGRFLANSLDPQAREKLSRLRFGELEPEQP, from the coding sequence ATGCCCCGTCGCCGCCCCGTGTTTCAGGCAATTTTGCTCGTCGATGGCTACAACGTGATTGGAGCCTGGGAAGTGCTGCGACAACTGCGCGATCGCCAGGGTTTGGAAGAGGCGCGGCGCGGGCTGGTGGAATCGCTGGTGGGCTACAGTTCCTTTCAGGGCTACAACACGCAGGTCGTGTTCGACGCGCAATATCAGGACACACCAGGCAGCCGGGAAACGATTACCGAAAATCTCTGCATCTGCTATACCGACTTTCAGCAAACAGCAGATACCTTCATTGAACTAGCCTGCTCGCGCTTTCGCAACGATCTGCGGAAGTTTGAGCAGCGGCTGATCGTGGCCACCTCTGACCGGGCGCAGCAACAAACGGTGATCGGCTACGGCGCAGAACTGATGTCGGCGCAGCGGCTACTGTCGGAAGTGGAGGCGGCAGAGCGGCGGGTGCGGCAGCGACAGTTCACCAAGGGGCGATCGCCCGGCCGCTTCCTAGCCAATTCCCTCGACCCACAGGCGCGTGAAAAGCTCTCCCGACTACGGTTTGGAGAGTTAGAGCCTGAACAGCCCTAA
- a CDS encoding DUF3172 domain-containing protein — MARRPKAPQRPPASRYMDDEPKRSPLGSAINYGTAMLMAAVLILGIGLGIAFSSTANFGTENVASREVIDRSAPNADICVQYGASAITMDMRAFLTLNPFSVYVSRPVMQPGCVLRSSNWSILEKANVVNAQEVNECRRRLNTFGFTGDIQKGGENVRVTCIYQNDSAQNLFLDQSGLTGTPRETDRF; from the coding sequence ATGGCACGTAGACCCAAGGCACCCCAGCGTCCCCCTGCTTCCCGCTATATGGATGACGAACCCAAGCGATCGCCCCTCGGCTCAGCCATTAACTACGGCACGGCCATGCTGATGGCTGCCGTGTTGATTCTGGGCATCGGGCTTGGCATTGCCTTTAGCTCGACGGCAAACTTTGGCACGGAGAACGTCGCCTCGCGGGAAGTGATTGACCGCAGCGCTCCCAATGCTGACATCTGCGTGCAATATGGAGCCAGCGCCATCACGATGGACATGCGGGCGTTTCTGACGCTGAACCCGTTTAGCGTGTATGTGTCGCGTCCGGTGATGCAACCTGGCTGCGTGTTGCGGAGTAGCAACTGGTCGATTTTGGAAAAGGCGAACGTGGTGAACGCGCAGGAGGTCAACGAGTGCCGCCGCCGTTTGAACACCTTTGGCTTTACAGGTGACATCCAGAAAGGTGGGGAGAATGTGCGCGTCACCTGCATTTACCAAAACGACTCGGCCCAAAACCTGTTCCTGGATCAGTCCGGACTCACCGGTACGCCGCGAGAAACCGATCGGTTCTAG
- a CDS encoding amidase, which translates to MNAVDLAFTPALEQARLIRSREISPLELAELYLERIERLNPLLGSYFTVMAETAIATAKAQTEQLSQTSPNELPPFFGVPISIKDLTPVAGECCSYGLSVAKNRVAAEDAGVVTRLRQAGFVLLGKTATSEIGSTPFTEPRGFPPARNPWNLDYTPGGSSGGAAASVAAGLAAIAQGTDGGGSIRGPAFCCGLVGLKPSRGRVSLAPVGDRMNGLSTDGPIARTVADAAALLDVMAGYTVGDPYWLPDPEPSFLAATERSPGRLRIGYTTDFSPIGAANAACTQAVLDTAKRLEALGHTVEPVQIDLNQLVEPLIAVWQTGVDVGVPWFVMGKLNRWLYWRSRRRSAGQYLTAVNQMQIAARQIVATLLPYDAALFPVFLHPTIRVGEWASLPAHKMFQNIVHWVAPSPILNATGQPGIAIPTGFTETGLPIGVQMVGRPADEVTLISLAAQLEQDQPWIQHRPAIATAED; encoded by the coding sequence ATGAATGCCGTTGATCTTGCCTTTACTCCCGCGCTGGAACAAGCCCGCCTGATTCGCAGCCGCGAAATTTCTCCGCTGGAGCTGGCGGAGCTGTATCTGGAGCGAATTGAGCGGCTGAATCCTTTGCTGGGCAGCTATTTCACCGTGATGGCAGAGACAGCGATCGCCACTGCAAAAGCCCAGACCGAGCAGCTTTCCCAGACAAGCCCCAACGAACTGCCGCCTTTTTTTGGTGTGCCTATTTCTATTAAAGATCTGACCCCGGTGGCGGGTGAGTGCTGTAGCTATGGTTTGAGCGTGGCAAAGAATCGAGTCGCTGCCGAAGATGCGGGCGTGGTGACGCGGCTGCGGCAGGCGGGCTTCGTGCTGCTGGGTAAAACGGCCACCTCAGAAATTGGCTCCACGCCTTTTACGGAGCCGCGTGGGTTTCCGCCCGCCCGCAACCCCTGGAACCTAGACTATACACCGGGCGGCTCCAGCGGCGGCGCGGCGGCCTCGGTGGCGGCGGGACTGGCGGCGATCGCCCAGGGCACAGACGGCGGCGGCTCGATTCGCGGGCCGGCGTTTTGCTGTGGGCTGGTGGGATTGAAGCCATCGCGGGGGCGGGTGTCGCTGGCTCCGGTGGGCGATCGCATGAACGGGCTGTCTACCGATGGCCCCATCGCCCGCACGGTGGCCGATGCAGCCGCCCTGCTGGACGTAATGGCAGGCTACACCGTAGGCGACCCCTACTGGCTGCCCGACCCAGAACCCAGCTTTCTGGCAGCAACGGAGCGATCGCCCGGTCGCCTGCGGATTGGCTATACTACTGACTTTTCGCCCATCGGGGCTGCCAATGCCGCCTGCACCCAGGCCGTGCTGGACACGGCAAAGCGGCTGGAGGCGCTGGGCCACACGGTCGAACCTGTGCAGATTGACCTGAATCAACTGGTGGAGCCGCTGATCGCCGTCTGGCAAACGGGCGTAGACGTGGGCGTGCCGTGGTTTGTGATGGGCAAGCTAAATCGCTGGCTCTACTGGCGATCGCGCAGACGCAGCGCCGGACAATACCTGACCGCAGTGAACCAAATGCAGATTGCCGCCCGCCAGATTGTCGCAACGCTGTTGCCCTACGATGCCGCCCTGTTTCCCGTGTTTCTCCATCCCACGATTCGCGTGGGGGAATGGGCTAGCCTACCCGCCCACAAAATGTTTCAAAACATTGTTCACTGGGTTGCGCCCAGCCCCATCTTGAACGCAACCGGACAGCCGGGTATTGCTATCCCGACAGGATTCACCGAAACCGGATTACCCATCGGCGTTCAGATGGTGGGGCGGCCCGCCGACGAAGTGACGCTCATTTCTCTGGCGGCACAGCTAGAGCAAGACCAGCCGTGGATTCAGCACCGGCCGGCGATCGCCACCGCTGAGGATTAA
- a CDS encoding tetratricopeptide repeat protein, with amino-acid sequence MADIYADYERLNLKIGASIAEVKAAYRTLAKRWHPDQFSDLEQKKQAEEELKKINDAYQKIKAFLAENPSSQTEPNSPPGDRPNSASTTNHSPSESSSAQTRIYTSGASAAEAFYQAGAELTKAGKYEEAIAHFSSAIKLNPNYAEAYRHRGFVYSLMGLELGAESDLRKAKELGLTSQNRTSRSDRTAQSEPETVSEILTPQNSKGQTWQWIHPLEPHDDEVTGLLFSPNGKSLISASKDGSIKLWNPLKGTLLAALETRSAAIASLALSANGEILASANAMPEVKLWHLRTGALLKTLRPNAEAIADLTFHPHQPILIVASKDGSITFWDLRSGKLVKGLNWQKTSVSALEISPDGRTLAIASGDGSLVLWNLSLNRPMRTLDWPCGGISAMTFTADDSRLVLGCQDHYLRIWDRVGDRLVATLAGHEAAVTSISSGHSRNAVASGGDRTVRLWNLETRQLLAVLDGHEAAVTAIYFLEPQRILASGSADGSILIWRRTDEP; translated from the coding sequence ATGGCAGACATTTACGCTGATTACGAACGTCTTAATCTAAAAATTGGCGCGTCAATCGCAGAGGTAAAAGCCGCCTATCGCACACTGGCAAAACGCTGGCATCCAGACCAATTTTCTGATCTTGAGCAAAAGAAACAGGCTGAAGAAGAACTCAAAAAAATCAACGATGCTTATCAAAAAATCAAAGCATTTCTAGCTGAAAATCCCTCTTCTCAAACCGAGCCAAACTCGCCGCCCGGCGATCGCCCAAACTCAGCTAGCACAACGAATCATTCGCCATCAGAATCTTCATCAGCGCAAACCAGAATCTACACCTCTGGCGCGTCGGCCGCAGAAGCTTTTTATCAGGCGGGGGCTGAATTGACCAAAGCCGGAAAATATGAAGAGGCGATCGCCCATTTCAGCAGCGCCATTAAGCTCAATCCAAACTATGCAGAAGCCTATCGACATCGGGGCTTTGTCTATTCTTTGATGGGGTTAGAGCTAGGAGCAGAATCAGACCTGAGAAAAGCCAAAGAACTAGGACTTACGTCCCAAAACCGTACCTCTCGGTCGGATCGAACGGCTCAATCTGAGCCTGAAACTGTTTCCGAAATTCTGACTCCGCAAAACTCCAAAGGTCAAACGTGGCAATGGATTCATCCCCTAGAGCCACATGACGATGAAGTCACAGGACTGCTGTTTTCCCCAAATGGCAAGAGCCTAATTAGCGCCAGTAAAGACGGATCAATTAAGCTGTGGAATCCGCTAAAAGGCACACTACTGGCTGCATTAGAAACCCGATCAGCGGCGATCGCCTCGCTGGCTCTTAGCGCAAATGGTGAAATTTTAGCCAGCGCTAATGCCATGCCTGAAGTCAAACTCTGGCATTTGCGGACGGGCGCTTTGCTCAAAACGCTCAGACCCAATGCAGAGGCGATCGCTGACCTCACCTTTCATCCGCATCAGCCGATTCTGATTGTCGCTAGCAAAGACGGCAGTATTACCTTTTGGGATCTGCGATCGGGAAAGTTAGTGAAAGGCTTGAACTGGCAAAAAACCTCCGTTTCTGCCCTCGAAATTAGCCCCGACGGACGCACCTTGGCGATCGCCAGCGGCGACGGCTCTCTGGTGCTTTGGAACCTGAGCTTGAACCGCCCGATGCGGACGTTGGATTGGCCCTGCGGCGGCATTTCAGCGATGACCTTCACGGCAGATGATTCGCGGCTTGTGCTGGGCTGTCAGGATCACTATCTGCGAATTTGGGATCGGGTGGGCGATCGCCTTGTGGCAACGCTTGCTGGCCACGAGGCCGCCGTTACGAGCATTTCGTCGGGTCACAGCCGAAACGCGGTGGCCAGTGGTGGCGATCGCACGGTTCGCCTGTGGAATTTGGAAACCAGGCAACTCCTCGCCGTGCTGGACGGGCACGAAGCCGCCGTCACCGCTATTTATTTTCTGGAACCGCAGCGCATCCTGGCTAGCGGCAGTGCCGACGGCTCGATCCTGATCTGGCGTAGAACAGACGAGCCGTGA
- a CDS encoding GbsR/MarR family transcriptional regulator, with amino-acid sequence MRWKPLNREQPFEHTHFVEEVGLMFELIGLPRMAGRIFGWLLISQPPHQSSGELAEVLQASKGSISSMTRLLIQLGLIERLPLPGDRRDFFQIKPHAWSQLHEQQLARIAAFRKLSERGLDLLKTQPPESQQRLREMHDYHAFWEQELPRVHQRWIEHRREMAVE; translated from the coding sequence GTGAGGTGGAAGCCGTTGAACCGAGAGCAGCCGTTCGAGCATACGCATTTTGTCGAGGAAGTCGGGCTGATGTTTGAGCTGATTGGGCTGCCCCGCATGGCCGGGCGCATTTTTGGCTGGCTGCTGATTTCTCAGCCGCCGCACCAGTCTAGTGGCGAGCTGGCAGAAGTCTTGCAAGCCAGCAAGGGGTCCATTAGCTCGATGACGCGCCTGCTGATTCAGCTTGGGCTGATCGAACGACTGCCGCTGCCGGGCGATCGCCGCGACTTCTTTCAGATCAAGCCCCACGCCTGGTCGCAGCTTCACGAACAGCAGCTTGCCCGCATTGCCGCCTTCCGCAAGCTCTCCGAACGCGGCCTCGACCTGCTCAAAACCCAGCCGCCCGAATCCCAGCAGCGCCTCCGCGAAATGCACGACTACCACGCTTTTTGGGAACAAGAACTGCCTCGTGTCCACCAGCGCTGGATTGAGCATCGCCGGGAGATGGCAGTGGAGTGA